The DNA window GGGGGATAAAATGCCCAAAATGTTTTCAACAATATATAATGCTGTCATATCCTTATTTAAAAGTAGGAATAAAGAAAAGGAATATATGAAAGAAAAACAAAAAGAAAGAGAAACCAGCTTAAAATGTGCAGAAGAAATTGCTAATTTAGGTAGATGGGAATGGGATTATAGGTTGAATCAATTGATTCTTTCTCATGAAGCCTATAGAATACTTGGAATTGAAAAAGAAGAGTTTAATGGAACTTACCAATGGCTTCTTGAAAATTTAGTTCATAAAAGTTATAAAAAAGATATGGAAGAAGCTATCATAAAAATAAGAGATTTTAATGAAGTTGAAAAGGTAGAATTTAAAATCATTAAACCTGATGGAGAAGAAAGTTGGATTAGAAGAAATGGCATGCTTTTATATGATGAGGATGGGAATAAATTAAAATTGATGGGTACAGTACAGGATATTACAGACTATAAGGAAACAGAATTGGCTATACAGGAAAATTTAAAATTTCTTCAGACCCTTATAGATACTATTCCTAATCCGATATTTTATAAGGATGAAAAAATGATTTATAGGCATTGTAATAAAGCTTTAATAGAATATTTAGGACTTAAAAGAGATGAAGTGATTAATCATGGCGTATATGATACTTATCCAAAAGAGCTTGCAGATATTTATTACAAAGCAGATTGTGAGTTAATGGAGAAAAAGGGAAAACAAATTTATGAAGCAAACATTCCGTATAAGGATGGAACTTATCATGATGTCATATTCAATAAAGCTGTTTATATGAATCAAAAGGAAGAAACAAAAGGGATTGTTGGGGTTATGGTAGATATTACGGAACGAAAAAAGGCTCAAAAAAAAATACAAAGGTTATTAAAATTAAAGGATGCTATGGCAGAAGTAACCCATGCAGTTATTGGCACTTTAGATATTCATGAATTATTTGATTTGATACTACAAAAGGCAATCACTACAATGGATGGTGGAGAGAAAGGATCTATATTGCTTTTAGGAAAAGATGAGCAGATAAGAATTGTTCGATCAAAAGGATATAATAGGGAAGAAGTTAATAAATTTAGTGTTTCACTTCAGGAATCTTTTGTATGGAGAAAGACGAATGGGAAGCTTGATAGAGTAGTGATTATCAATGATGTTGATAAAATGGTAGATAAAACAGCTTTACTGACGGAAAAAGGATTGTCCATAAAATCTATTATTAGTGCGCCCATTACTATAGAAGAAAAATTTTATGGATTTTTAAATGTAGACAGCATCAATAATCATGCTTTTGATGAAGAAGATCTAGAGATTATGGAGTATATGAGAAGTCAAATTGAAATTGCTATTAGTAAACATAGACTTTATGAGAGAAGTATTTATTTATCAAGATATGATGAATTAACGAATATCTATAATAGAAGTTATTTTGAAGAATTATTTGAAAGCTATATAAAAAAAGCTATTCGCTATGATGAAAGTTTTCTATTATGTATATTTGATTTAAATGGATTAAAATATGTAAATGATACGTATGGACATTTAGCAGGAGATGCATTAATAAAAAGTTTTGCTACGACCCTAAAGGGACAGATAAGAGATTCAGATATTTTTGCAAGATATGGCGGTGACGAATTTGTGGGGGTTTTCTTTGAGGCAAATGAGATAAGTCTTACTGAGAAGT is part of the Crassaminicella profunda genome and encodes:
- a CDS encoding sensor domain-containing diguanylate cyclase, which encodes MPKMFSTIYNAVISLFKSRNKEKEYMKEKQKERETSLKCAEEIANLGRWEWDYRLNQLILSHEAYRILGIEKEEFNGTYQWLLENLVHKSYKKDMEEAIIKIRDFNEVEKVEFKIIKPDGEESWIRRNGMLLYDEDGNKLKLMGTVQDITDYKETELAIQENLKFLQTLIDTIPNPIFYKDEKMIYRHCNKALIEYLGLKRDEVINHGVYDTYPKELADIYYKADCELMEKKGKQIYEANIPYKDGTYHDVIFNKAVYMNQKEETKGIVGVMVDITERKKAQKKIQRLLKLKDAMAEVTHAVIGTLDIHELFDLILQKAITTMDGGEKGSILLLGKDEQIRIVRSKGYNREEVNKFSVSLQESFVWRKTNGKLDRVVIINDVDKMVDKTALLTEKGLSIKSIISAPITIEEKFYGFLNVDSINNHAFDEEDLEIMEYMRSQIEIAISKHRLYERSIYLSRYDELTNIYNRSYFEELFESYIKKAIRYDESFLLCIFDLNGLKYVNDTYGHLAGDALIKSFATTLKGQIRDSDIFARYGGDEFVGVFFEANEISLTEKFETLIRYFKNHPIIWQENDIICSFSYGFASFPKESNDYNELVKIGDERMYRYKQKIKNKKIQTY